A region of Marnyiella aurantia DNA encodes the following proteins:
- a CDS encoding lipopolysaccharide biosynthesis protein has protein sequence MSVVARQGFKYTVIGYLGFILGALSTYFVFPYDFAFYGKLSYILTTAEIMVPVVVFGLSYANVKFFHQTQKEGKHQNVLSLSLAGILFNFGVFTALFLLFHYLFPEYKQEAWWKLKYIILALVLVLAISHVLNRYVSNYKRIVVPNIFENIFPKLANLGAFCLFIFLGMSQPTAFGFFFAMFTMSTIGYFVYANSLENLKPDLSTAYVKKDGLWKDILNYSFFGFLGNIGNYIAIKIDKFMIGNALGMEELGIYSTLFAMISLISIPQLGLFNISAPIINKSIAENDMEELDRFHKKTSLSLFFLGAVLFSCLLVGFPYLVSFIKNGTMLRESEPVIWILGSAILFDLATGFNGNIISMSKYYRYNIVFMIFLAVLTIGLNYYFLQHTGLGIAGVALATAISLTLYNIVKISFNYYKFKVHPLTIEMIFVSIITTMAITVAIILPDFSNNFLNLIYKPFIVLVMIYIGNHFLKIFPIHDYVNKKFIRSIFKPGK, from the coding sequence ATGAGTGTAGTAGCAAGACAGGGTTTTAAATATACAGTTATAGGCTATCTGGGATTTATCCTGGGCGCACTTTCAACCTATTTCGTTTTTCCATACGATTTCGCTTTTTACGGTAAGCTGAGCTACATCCTTACAACAGCCGAAATTATGGTTCCGGTTGTCGTTTTCGGACTTTCTTATGCCAATGTAAAATTCTTCCATCAGACTCAAAAAGAAGGTAAGCATCAAAATGTACTGTCGCTTTCCCTTGCCGGCATTCTGTTCAATTTCGGGGTTTTCACAGCGCTTTTCCTGCTGTTTCATTACCTTTTTCCCGAATATAAACAGGAGGCGTGGTGGAAACTGAAGTATATTATCCTGGCCCTCGTGCTGGTGCTTGCTATATCACACGTCCTGAACAGGTATGTCTCCAACTACAAAAGAATTGTAGTCCCCAATATTTTTGAGAATATATTTCCAAAACTGGCCAATCTGGGTGCTTTCTGCCTCTTTATTTTCCTGGGGATGAGCCAGCCCACGGCCTTCGGATTTTTCTTTGCGATGTTTACAATGTCAACTATTGGCTACTTTGTATATGCCAACTCGCTGGAAAACCTAAAACCGGACCTCAGTACAGCTTATGTAAAAAAAGACGGTCTTTGGAAGGATATACTGAACTACAGTTTCTTTGGGTTTTTGGGAAACATCGGAAACTATATCGCGATTAAGATCGATAAATTCATGATTGGAAACGCGCTCGGAATGGAAGAACTGGGAATTTACTCTACCCTTTTCGCCATGATTTCGCTTATATCAATACCGCAGCTCGGACTCTTCAATATCTCCGCGCCTATCATCAACAAAAGTATCGCTGAAAATGACATGGAGGAGCTGGACCGTTTCCATAAGAAGACGTCGCTGAGCCTCTTCTTTCTTGGTGCTGTACTGTTTTCATGTCTGCTCGTTGGCTTCCCTTATTTAGTGAGCTTTATAAAAAACGGAACCATGCTGCGCGAATCTGAACCCGTGATCTGGATTTTAGGCTCGGCAATACTTTTCGATCTGGCAACAGGTTTCAACGGGAACATTATTTCAATGTCCAAATACTACCGCTACAATATCGTCTTCATGATTTTCCTGGCGGTTCTTACGATTGGACTGAATTACTATTTCCTGCAGCATACGGGACTTGGAATTGCCGGGGTGGCTCTGGCTACAGCCATTTCGCTTACACTGTACAATATCGTGAAGATCAGTTTCAACTATTATAAATTTAAGGTACATCCCCTGACAATTGAAATGATATTTGTGTCCATCATTACAACGATGGCGATTACTGTAGCCATCATTCTGCCGGATTTCAGCAATAACTTCCTGAACCTGATCTACAAGCCCTTCATTGTTCTGGTGATGATCTATATTGGTAACCATTTCCTGAAAATTTTCCCAATTCACGATTATGTGAATAAAAAATTTATTCGGAGTATATTTAAACCAGGAAAATAA
- the ribB gene encoding 3,4-dihydroxy-2-butanone-4-phosphate synthase: MSDIKLNTIPEAIEDLKNGKIIIVVDDENRENEGDFLSAAELTTPEIINFMTIHGRGLICTPLPEKRCDELGLDIMVTRSSDPKETAFTVSVDLLGEGVSTGISASDRSKTILALMDEKTKPADFMRPGHIFPLRAKKGGVLKRAGHTEAAIDLTKLAGLKEGGVICEIMNEDGSMARLPELMELANKLDLKIVSIEDLIHYQLKKGDLIERIEERKIKTMYGEFDFYAFKESSTEQLHFAFTKGTWTVDEPVLVRVQASNSYFDVLSRLITGEKPLLEKVTSMINEEGKGALIFINNVSNSENTMRKLQQFLDYQDGAEQRPTLASNFRDYGIGTQILKNLGINKFRVITQSPDLKPLVGGYDVEVSEMVELK, translated from the coding sequence ATGTCCGATATTAAACTCAATACCATTCCGGAAGCCATAGAAGACCTGAAAAACGGTAAGATTATCATTGTTGTTGATGATGAAAACCGCGAGAATGAAGGTGATTTTCTTTCAGCCGCGGAACTTACAACACCCGAAATCATCAACTTTATGACTATTCACGGTCGCGGGCTCATCTGTACGCCACTGCCGGAAAAACGTTGTGATGAGTTAGGCTTGGACATCATGGTTACACGAAGCAGCGATCCTAAGGAAACTGCTTTCACCGTCTCTGTAGATCTGTTGGGCGAAGGTGTTTCTACAGGAATCTCTGCCAGCGACCGTTCCAAGACCATTCTTGCGCTTATGGACGAAAAGACCAAACCTGCCGACTTTATGCGTCCGGGACATATTTTCCCGCTGCGTGCCAAAAAAGGGGGTGTACTGAAACGTGCCGGACATACGGAAGCAGCCATCGACCTTACAAAACTTGCCGGCCTGAAAGAAGGAGGCGTTATATGCGAGATCATGAATGAGGACGGTTCCATGGCCCGCCTGCCGGAACTGATGGAACTTGCTAACAAGCTGGATCTTAAAATAGTATCCATTGAAGACCTTATCCATTACCAGCTTAAAAAAGGCGACCTTATTGAAAGGATTGAAGAACGCAAGATAAAGACAATGTACGGCGAGTTCGATTTTTATGCGTTTAAGGAATCAAGCACCGAACAGCTGCACTTCGCATTTACAAAAGGTACATGGACTGTAGATGAACCGGTTCTTGTACGTGTTCAGGCTTCCAATTCATATTTCGATGTCTTAAGCAGGCTGATCACAGGTGAAAAGCCTTTACTGGAAAAAGTAACTTCAATGATCAATGAAGAAGGCAAAGGTGCTCTGATCTTCATCAACAACGTATCCAATTCAGAAAATACAATGCGCAAGCTTCAGCAGTTCCTGGATTATCAGGACGGCGCCGAACAGCGTCCGACACTTGCTTCCAATTTCCGGGATTACGGTATCGGAACACAGATCCTGAAGAATTTAGGCATCAACAAATTCCGCGTCATCACCCAAAGTCCGGATCTTAAACCTCTTGTAGGCGGTTACGATGTTGAGGTTTCCGAAATGGTGGAACTGAAGTAA
- the mazG gene encoding nucleoside triphosphate pyrophosphohydrolase, producing the protein MNSKAEKLEAFSRLLDIMDDLREKCPWDKKQTLQSLRHLTLEEVYELSDALLDEDLPEIKKELGDVLLHLVFYAKIGSEKGSFDIADVINSLNEKLIFRHPHIYGDVEVADEEEVKQNWEKLKLKEGNKSVLSGVSKGTPSIVKAYRIQEKVKGIGFEFADAKDAWKKVDEELAEFHAETDPVKKETELGDVFFSLINYARISGLNPDTALERTNNKFISRFQKMETIASQRKLVLCDISLEDMDLLWDEAKTFEKSEQ; encoded by the coding sequence ATGAACTCTAAAGCAGAAAAGTTAGAAGCTTTCTCCCGGCTCCTGGATATCATGGACGATCTGCGGGAGAAATGTCCGTGGGACAAAAAGCAGACCCTTCAGTCGCTGCGCCATCTTACGCTGGAGGAAGTCTATGAACTTTCGGATGCTTTGCTGGACGAAGATTTACCTGAAATCAAAAAAGAACTTGGCGATGTGCTGCTGCACTTGGTGTTCTACGCGAAAATAGGCTCCGAAAAAGGAAGTTTTGATATTGCAGATGTCATCAACTCACTGAACGAAAAACTTATTTTCCGCCATCCGCATATTTATGGTGATGTAGAGGTGGCTGATGAAGAGGAAGTAAAGCAGAACTGGGAGAAACTTAAACTTAAAGAAGGTAATAAGTCCGTGCTTTCGGGTGTCTCCAAAGGAACACCGAGTATTGTAAAAGCCTACCGAATCCAGGAAAAGGTAAAGGGTATAGGTTTTGAATTTGCCGATGCTAAAGATGCCTGGAAAAAGGTAGATGAAGAGCTTGCCGAATTCCATGCAGAGACGGATCCTGTTAAGAAAGAAACCGAACTCGGTGATGTATTCTTTTCACTGATTAATTATGCACGGATCTCCGGTCTTAACCCTGATACTGCACTGGAGCGCACTAACAACAAATTTATTTCACGCTTTCAGAAAATGGAGACGATCGCGTCCCAAAGAAAGCTGGTACTGTGTGATATTTCTCTTGAAGATATGGATTTGCTTTGGGACGAAGCGAAAACATTTGAGAAATCGGAGCAGTAA
- a CDS encoding DUF779 domain-containing protein, whose amino-acid sequence MKKISRFSATPEALELVSQLSEEFGELMFYQAGGCCEGTQPQCFRKGHFYPRTKDVSIGKVSGFHFWVDHDLFEYWKYSHFELDVLDGFGAGGFSLETAKSKTFKINYRLFSQQELDNLEDTLLYHEYMIQEKEKQSEI is encoded by the coding sequence ATGAAAAAGATATCAAGATTTTCAGCTACTCCCGAAGCACTGGAGCTGGTCAGTCAACTTTCCGAAGAATTTGGCGAGCTGATGTTTTACCAGGCCGGGGGATGTTGCGAAGGTACACAGCCACAATGTTTCCGTAAAGGTCATTTTTATCCACGAACCAAAGATGTCAGCATTGGGAAAGTTTCAGGCTTTCATTTTTGGGTAGATCATGATCTTTTTGAATACTGGAAGTACAGCCATTTCGAACTTGATGTGCTGGACGGATTCGGCGCAGGGGGTTTTTCTCTGGAAACAGCGAAAAGCAAAACCTTCAAAATCAATTACCGGCTTTTCAGTCAGCAGGAACTCGATAATTTGGAAGATACGCTGCTGTACCACGAGTATATGATTCAGGAAAAAGAAAAGCAATCCGAAATTTAA
- a CDS encoding aldehyde dehydrogenase family protein, which yields MSSKIYDRVELKQKYDNYINGTWTPPASGKYFDVITPLDGTVMSQAAHSNEEDLDLAVDAAEAAFKSWGKTSVTERSIILNKIADRMEANLEKIAVVETMDNGKPVRETLNADIPLAIDHFRYFAGVIRAEEGSLMELDSDTVSLIVNEPLGVIAQIIPWNFPILMAVWKIAPALAAGNCVVLKPAENTPISILVLMEIIGDLLPPGVLNIVNGFGGELGHALVTNKKVAKAAFTGSTATGRMVMQYATENIIPVTLELGGKSPNVFFESVMDEDDAFFDKALEGAALFALNQGEICTCPSRLLIQESIYDKFIERLVERVKAIKAGNPLDTSTMIGAQASKIQYDKILNYIKLGQEEGCEVLSGGDANKLEGDLENGYYVQPTLLKGHNRMRVFQEEIFGPVLAVTTFKDEAEAIEIANDTIYGLGAGVWTRDAHQLYQVPRAIQAGRVWVNQYHSYPAGAPFGGYKQSGIGRENHKMMLDHYRQTKNMLISYSKEKLGFF from the coding sequence ATGAGTTCAAAAATTTATGACAGAGTAGAACTGAAACAAAAGTACGACAACTACATTAACGGAACATGGACACCCCCGGCAAGCGGGAAATATTTTGACGTGATTACACCTTTGGACGGTACTGTAATGAGTCAGGCCGCTCATTCCAATGAGGAGGATCTGGATTTGGCAGTTGATGCTGCCGAAGCTGCCTTTAAGAGCTGGGGCAAAACATCTGTTACTGAGCGAAGCATTATCCTGAATAAAATAGCCGACCGTATGGAAGCCAACCTGGAAAAGATTGCGGTGGTGGAAACCATGGACAATGGAAAACCGGTACGGGAGACATTAAATGCAGATATTCCCCTCGCAATTGACCATTTCAGATATTTTGCAGGTGTAATCCGTGCCGAAGAAGGCTCGCTGATGGAACTCGATAGTGACACCGTATCACTGATCGTTAATGAGCCTTTAGGTGTCATCGCACAGATCATCCCATGGAACTTCCCAATCCTGATGGCGGTGTGGAAAATCGCTCCGGCCTTAGCAGCTGGAAACTGTGTAGTTCTGAAACCTGCCGAAAACACACCGATTTCAATCCTGGTGCTTATGGAGATCATTGGCGACCTGCTTCCGCCGGGAGTACTGAATATTGTAAACGGTTTCGGCGGCGAACTGGGACATGCACTCGTTACCAATAAAAAAGTAGCAAAGGCAGCATTTACAGGCTCCACAGCGACCGGAAGGATGGTCATGCAGTACGCAACAGAGAACATTATTCCGGTAACCCTGGAACTGGGCGGAAAATCACCAAACGTTTTCTTCGAATCGGTAATGGATGAAGATGATGCCTTCTTCGACAAAGCACTGGAAGGTGCGGCACTTTTTGCTCTGAATCAGGGTGAAATCTGTACATGTCCGTCCAGATTGCTTATTCAGGAAAGTATTTACGATAAGTTTATTGAAAGGCTTGTTGAAAGGGTGAAAGCAATTAAAGCCGGCAACCCGCTGGATACTTCCACGATGATTGGTGCGCAGGCCTCAAAAATACAGTATGACAAAATCCTGAATTATATTAAACTCGGTCAGGAAGAAGGTTGCGAGGTACTTTCCGGCGGAGATGCCAACAAACTTGAGGGAGATCTGGAGAACGGTTATTACGTGCAGCCAACGCTGCTGAAGGGTCATAACAGGATGAGAGTCTTCCAGGAGGAGATTTTCGGACCTGTTCTGGCGGTAACCACTTTCAAAGACGAAGCCGAAGCTATTGAGATCGCCAACGATACGATTTACGGTTTGGGTGCAGGCGTGTGGACGCGCGATGCACATCAGCTGTACCAGGTACCGAGAGCCATCCAGGCGGGTAGAGTTTGGGTAAACCAATACCACTCTTACCCTGCGGGAGCACCATTTGGAGGTTACAAGCAGTCGGGAATTGGAAGGGAGAACCATAAAATGATGCTCGACCATTACCGTCAAACCAAAAATATGCTTATTTCATACAGCAAAGAAAAGTTAGGATTCTTCTAA
- a CDS encoding NADH-quinone oxidoreductase subunit N, which produces MSVLVIIFLTAVAALFSGVFNQGKFARYIGIAGLLAALYVSYLPEVQFFSQYRAMYEFGTNSALFTKISVVITLLLFFLGGFSFSNHRSHQSELYALMLFALCGAVVLFGYQNLVTLFLGIEILSIPLYVMAGASKSNLRSNEASLKYFLMGCFATGFLLFGITLIYGTSGSFDLYTIHAYALEFPKDTMLIMGMILMLCAMAFKVALAPFHMWSPDVYQGSPSLITTFMMSVVKIAGFYALFRLMTIAFVGVYDEWVNILGVFLIITLFLANVMGLAQSNAKRMLAYSSVSHAGYIALIFFGMNNMSTYYLAFYLFAYALASVGVMMSLIWVEKLKRETSYAAFKGLAKSEPLLATVAAISMLSMAGIPLTAGFMGKLSLFTQAMNGAAFLVLIAVLGSAISIAYYLRLIIAMFFFTESSFKTTEKVTLTYNILAVFIIVAIVALGVYPDLFAMQFGL; this is translated from the coding sequence ATGAGTGTTTTAGTTATTATATTTCTCACAGCGGTTGCGGCCCTGTTTTCGGGAGTCTTCAATCAGGGGAAGTTTGCCAGATATATTGGGATTGCCGGACTTCTGGCCGCTCTATATGTAAGTTATCTGCCGGAAGTTCAGTTCTTCAGTCAGTACCGCGCTATGTATGAGTTCGGTACAAACAGCGCATTATTCACAAAAATATCAGTGGTAATTACCCTGTTACTGTTCTTTTTGGGTGGCTTTTCATTCAGCAATCACCGCAGTCACCAGTCGGAACTTTATGCACTGATGCTATTTGCCCTTTGTGGTGCTGTGGTACTCTTTGGCTACCAAAACCTTGTTACACTTTTCCTGGGTATTGAAATCCTGTCTATTCCGCTATATGTAATGGCTGGCGCCAGTAAAAGTAACCTTCGTTCTAATGAGGCATCGCTGAAATACTTCCTGATGGGGTGCTTCGCCACCGGATTCCTTCTTTTCGGCATCACACTGATTTACGGTACTTCCGGAAGTTTTGACCTGTATACCATTCATGCTTATGCGTTGGAATTTCCGAAAGATACAATGCTGATCATGGGTATGATCCTGATGCTTTGTGCAATGGCCTTTAAAGTAGCCCTTGCACCTTTCCACATGTGGAGCCCCGACGTTTATCAGGGATCGCCGTCACTGATAACTACATTCATGATGAGTGTAGTGAAAATTGCCGGTTTCTACGCGCTGTTCAGACTGATGACTATCGCATTCGTAGGTGTTTATGACGAATGGGTAAACATACTTGGAGTATTCCTAATTATTACTCTGTTCCTGGCAAATGTTATGGGTCTGGCACAAAGCAATGCGAAACGTATGCTGGCCTACTCTTCCGTATCGCATGCCGGTTATATCGCGCTTATTTTCTTCGGCATGAACAACATGTCTACCTACTATCTGGCCTTCTACCTGTTTGCTTACGCACTGGCTTCTGTAGGTGTGATGATGAGTCTTATCTGGGTTGAGAAACTGAAACGTGAAACTTCCTATGCAGCCTTTAAAGGTTTGGCCAAATCTGAACCGCTGTTGGCTACAGTTGCAGCAATTTCAATGCTTTCCATGGCAGGAATTCCGCTTACGGCTGGTTTCATGGGTAAGTTATCACTGTTTACTCAGGCTATGAACGGCGCCGCCTTTTTGGTACTTATTGCAGTGCTTGGATCTGCCATCTCTATCGCGTACTACCTGCGTTTGATCATCGCTATGTTTTTCTTTACCGAAAGCAGTTTCAAAACAACTGAAAAGGTAACACTAACTTATAATATTCTTGCGGTGTTCATCATCGTGGCTATCGTAGCGCTGGGCGTATATCCTGACCTGTTTGCCATGCAGTTTGGCCTTTAG
- a CDS encoding complex I subunit 4 family protein: MSYHLLALLLIPLIGSGLLFAFKGKAGKYIAFGTALIQMLLTFIVLYSFDSKPTVDSVLQHEINEAWFLSIKSKLHFGIDGMGMLMLMLTNILTPLIILSSFNEKNSYRNSFYALILLMQFGLVGVFTALDGLLFYIFWEVTLIPIWLIAGLWGQENKRFEFTTKFFVYTFVGSLFMLAGFIYVYNYSASFALTDMYNADLNLTQQTVVFWFIFFAFAVKLPVFPFHTWQPDTYTFSPTQGTMLLAGIMLKMAVYGILRYLLPVTPDAIAGISGAIVIMLAIIGVLHGALIALIQNDSKRILAYSSFSHVGLMLAGIFASAMLVTKGTFTTEGGTGALVQAFAHGINVVALFYCADILYKRFKTRDIRQMGGLARVAPKFAVLFLIVVLGSVGLPLTNGFIGEFILLKSIFDFSVMAAIISGITIILAAAYLFRFYGKAMFTTGDEAVLASVKDLSDVEFAVLTSLAGMVILFGVYPQPIIEMVSSSLKFIYQSMVN; encoded by the coding sequence ATGTCGTACCATTTATTAGCATTATTACTTATACCACTTATCGGTTCAGGACTGCTGTTTGCCTTCAAAGGTAAAGCCGGTAAATACATCGCATTCGGCACCGCACTCATTCAAATGCTGCTTACCTTTATCGTGCTTTACTCTTTCGACAGTAAACCTACGGTGGACAGTGTGCTGCAGCATGAGATTAATGAGGCCTGGTTCCTGTCTATCAAAAGCAAACTTCATTTCGGTATAGACGGAATGGGTATGCTGATGCTGATGCTTACCAATATCCTGACACCTCTGATTATCCTGTCATCTTTTAATGAAAAAAACTCCTACAGAAACTCGTTCTACGCGCTGATCCTGCTTATGCAGTTTGGTCTTGTAGGTGTTTTCACTGCACTGGACGGACTTCTTTTCTATATCTTCTGGGAAGTTACACTAATTCCAATCTGGCTAATAGCGGGACTATGGGGCCAGGAGAATAAAAGATTTGAGTTTACAACAAAGTTCTTCGTATATACTTTTGTTGGGTCTCTGTTTATGCTGGCTGGTTTCATCTACGTTTATAATTATTCGGCGTCGTTTGCTCTTACGGACATGTATAACGCCGATCTGAATCTTACGCAGCAAACTGTAGTATTCTGGTTTATTTTCTTTGCATTTGCAGTTAAACTACCAGTTTTCCCTTTCCACACCTGGCAGCCGGACACCTATACTTTCTCACCAACGCAGGGAACCATGCTTCTGGCGGGTATTATGCTGAAGATGGCGGTTTACGGAATCCTCAGATATCTGCTTCCTGTTACACCGGATGCCATTGCAGGTATCTCAGGCGCTATTGTCATAATGCTGGCTATAATTGGGGTACTTCACGGAGCTCTAATTGCACTTATTCAAAATGATTCGAAAAGGATTCTCGCTTACTCCTCATTTTCCCACGTAGGGCTTATGCTGGCGGGGATATTTGCATCAGCTATGCTGGTAACCAAAGGTACTTTTACTACTGAAGGCGGAACGGGCGCATTGGTTCAGGCTTTTGCCCACGGTATCAACGTTGTTGCGCTTTTCTACTGTGCAGACATCCTTTATAAAAGATTCAAGACACGGGACATCCGCCAAATGGGTGGTCTGGCCCGCGTAGCACCTAAATTCGCTGTGCTTTTCCTTATTGTGGTTCTGGGTTCCGTAGGTTTACCCTTGACCAACGGTTTTATCGGGGAGTTCATCCTGCTTAAGTCGATATTCGATTTCAGCGTCATGGCCGCAATTATTTCCGGTATCACTATTATTCTTGCCGCAGCTTACCTGTTCAGATTTTATGGCAAAGCTATGTTTACGACCGGCGACGAGGCGGTACTTGCCAGCGTAAAGGACCTGAGCGACGTTGAATTTGCAGTATTGACAAGTTTAGCCGGTATGGTTATCCTGTTCGGTGTTTATCCACAACCAATTATAGAAATGGTGAGTAGTTCGTTGAAGTTTATCTACCAATCCATGGTAAATTAA
- the nuoL gene encoding NADH-quinone oxidoreductase subunit L yields MENLIFAIILLPFAGFLINGLFGKQLPKNVVGGIASLAVFASFCIGLYLFLNFDKDSQPMIVRAFEWFRINGIQINFSFQIDQLSLMMIMIITGIGSLIHLYSIGYMHTDKGFHRFFAYLNLFVFMMLLLVMGSNYVILFIGWEGVGLCSYLLIGFWYNNKEYGKAARKAFIMNRIGDLGLLMGIFMIAFHTNALDYLSVAQNASKFEADGSVIIFICAALFIGAVGKSAQFPLYTWLPDAMAGPTPVSALIHAATMVTAGVYLVFRSNFLYVLAPTVMDGILFIGLLTAFLAAFYAMRQNDIKKVLAYSTVSQLGFMFVALGVGAYTAAMFHLMTHAFFKALLFLGSGSVIHAMSGEQDMRFMGGLKDKIKITHITFLIGTFAIAGMPFFSGMISKDEILVAAWAKGPVFWVILFAIAAMTATYMFRLYYLTFHGEFRGSEEQKHHLHESPLNMTLPLMILAVLSVLGGLINLPHIIAHGNYSKLQQWLSPLLSEDIKSQLEANLQGISLTTELILLGLTVAMFFVIWFVVRNRYVVKKHRPVPEEKYTGWERLSARKLYVDELYNAIIVRTVEGFGRAGKMFDKNVLDRIVDFVGEGAEDSGKAMKRLQNGNVENYVLVMSLAVGIILIVNFFIQ; encoded by the coding sequence ATGGAAAACTTGATTTTTGCAATTATACTCTTACCCTTTGCCGGATTCCTGATTAACGGTCTTTTCGGAAAACAGCTGCCAAAGAATGTAGTTGGAGGAATAGCCTCACTTGCGGTCTTTGCATCTTTCTGCATTGGCCTTTATCTGTTCCTGAACTTCGATAAAGATTCACAGCCAATGATCGTACGGGCCTTCGAATGGTTCCGCATCAACGGCATTCAGATCAACTTCAGCTTCCAGATAGACCAGCTGTCACTGATGATGATTATGATCATCACCGGTATCGGTTCGCTGATACACCTGTACTCGATCGGTTATATGCACACTGATAAGGGCTTCCACAGATTTTTTGCCTATCTGAACCTGTTCGTGTTTATGATGCTGCTCCTTGTTATGGGAAGCAATTATGTGATCCTGTTTATCGGCTGGGAAGGTGTAGGACTTTGCTCTTACCTTCTGATCGGTTTCTGGTATAACAACAAGGAATACGGCAAAGCAGCCAGAAAAGCATTCATCATGAACCGTATTGGCGACCTTGGTCTGCTGATGGGAATTTTTATGATTGCTTTCCATACCAATGCTCTGGATTATCTTTCCGTGGCGCAGAACGCCTCGAAATTTGAAGCAGACGGATCTGTGATCATCTTCATTTGTGCCGCGCTTTTCATTGGTGCCGTTGGAAAGTCGGCTCAGTTTCCGCTTTATACCTGGTTGCCTGATGCGATGGCCGGACCAACACCGGTTTCCGCGTTAATACACGCAGCCACCATGGTAACTGCCGGTGTTTATCTGGTATTCCGTTCGAACTTCCTTTATGTGCTGGCACCTACTGTTATGGATGGTATTCTGTTCATCGGTTTGCTCACAGCCTTTTTAGCTGCATTCTATGCAATGAGGCAGAATGACATTAAGAAAGTACTTGCCTACTCCACTGTTTCACAACTTGGGTTTATGTTTGTTGCTTTGGGTGTGGGTGCTTATACAGCGGCTATGTTCCACCTGATGACTCATGCTTTCTTCAAAGCTCTTCTCTTCCTGGGCTCCGGTTCTGTAATACACGCCATGAGCGGTGAGCAGGATATGCGCTTCATGGGAGGCCTCAAGGATAAGATTAAGATTACACATATTACATTCCTTATCGGAACATTTGCCATTGCGGGAATGCCTTTCTTCTCGGGTATGATTTCAAAGGATGAAATTCTTGTTGCCGCCTGGGCCAAAGGACCGGTTTTCTGGGTAATTCTTTTCGCGATAGCCGCAATGACAGCTACCTATATGTTCAGACTTTACTATCTGACCTTCCACGGGGAGTTCCGCGGAAGTGAAGAGCAGAAACACCATCTGCACGAAAGCCCGCTGAACATGACCTTACCCCTTATGATACTTGCTGTACTTTCTGTACTCGGTGGATTAATTAACCTGCCGCACATTATCGCACACGGAAACTATTCAAAACTGCAGCAGTGGCTAAGCCCGCTTCTTTCAGAGGATATAAAAAGCCAGCTTGAGGCTAACCTGCAGGGCATTTCACTTACAACTGAACTTATACTGCTGGGTCTTACGGTTGCTATGTTCTTTGTTATTTGGTTCGTAGTGAGAAACAGGTACGTGGTGAAAAAACACAGACCTGTACCGGAGGAGAAATACACGGGTTGGGAAAGACTGTCTGCCAGAAAGCTTTATGTTGATGAACTTTACAACGCCATTATTGTCAGAACTGTGGAAGGTTTCGGCCGCGCAGGCAAAATGTTCGACAAGAATGTACTGGACAGGATCGTGGATTTTGTTGGCGAAGGCGCTGAAGACAGCGGTAAAGCCATGAAGAGGCTCCAAAACGGAAATGTAGAGAATTATGTACTGGTCATGTCCCTGGCTGTAGGAATAATTTTGATTGTTAACTTTTTTATCCAATAA
- the nuoK gene encoding NADH-quinone oxidoreductase subunit NuoK: MGEVNTFIQTVPLNYFVILCTLLFSLGVMGVLLRKNAIIILGCVELMLNSVNLLLAAFSSYMGDGHGQILVFFIMVVAAAEVAVGLAIIAMMYRNTKSVDVSIFNKLRG, from the coding sequence ATGGGAGAAGTGAATACTTTTATACAGACGGTACCGCTCAATTACTTCGTAATTCTGTGTACCCTCCTGTTCAGCCTGGGAGTTATGGGCGTCCTGCTCCGCAAAAATGCCATCATCATCCTCGGATGTGTGGAACTTATGCTGAATTCGGTGAATCTTTTGCTGGCGGCATTCTCCAGTTATATGGGCGACGGGCATGGACAGATCCTCGTATTCTTCATAATGGTGGTTGCCGCTGCCGAAGTTGCAGTAGGATTGGCCATCATTGCCATGATGTACCGGAATACGAAATCTGTGGATGTCAGTATTTTTAACAAATTAAGAGGATAA